The DNA sequence ACAACAAATGGTGTTCAAGTAGGAGAAGTTGTCGCCGTCGTGAATTACGCCACTCGAATTACAGGGGCAATGACGATGTTTTCGTGGATTATCATGATTTTTTCAAGAGCAAGAGCTTCAGCGACACGTTTAGAAGAAGTGATGCAAGTAAACATAGACCTATTGGAACAGAAAGATGCTAAGGAAACTCCGCCATTATCAGGGAATGTGAAATTTGAAAACGTTTCCTTCCGTTATCCTCATACAGATACGAAGGTTCTTACTCATTTATCGATTTCTATAAAGGCAGGAGAGACCGTTGCGTTGATGGGGGCGACGGGCTCTGGAAAAACATCAGTAATGCAGCTTATTCCCCGTCTCTATGATGTTGATGAAGGAAGAGTCTTGGTAGATGGTATAGATGTGGAAACAATGAAACTTGACACGCTACGAAAACAAATTGGTTATGTTCCTCAAGAAGCGATTTTATTTACAGGAACAGTAAAAGAAAACATTGCTTGGGGTAAAGAAGAGGCGACAACAGAGGAAATAATTGAAGCCGCTAAGAAAGCTCAAATTCATGAAACAATAAAGAAATTACCCTTCCAATATGAAACAAAGATTGGCCAAAAAGGCGTAAACTTATCAGGAGGGCAAAAACAACGGATTTCGATTGCAAGAGCCTTTGTCCGAGAACCAAAAATATTGCTTTTAGATGATAGTACGAGTGCACTAGACTTGAAAACAGAAGCGAAACTTCTAGCTTCACTTAAAGAATATCAATGTACGACACTTTTGATTACTCAAAAAATTACGACTGCGATGGAAGCGGATAAAGTCATTCTGTTAGAAGACGGAAAAGTGTTAGCTGAAGGTCATCATAATCAGTTACTCACTTCATCTTCCTTGTATCAAAAAATCGTTCAGTCGCAATCAGGAGAGGAGTTTAGAAACGATGCTTAAACAACTACGAGAACCTTTCCAATATAAAAAGATAAAACTATCAGATGACCAAGAACATACGAAAAAACAAGTGAAACCAACCAATTGGTTTACTACGATAAAACGGATTTGGGGATATCTAGCGGTTAAAAAGGGGTTACTTACAACAGTCTTCCTTATGGTAATCATTAGTTCTGTTCTAGGGCTACTTGGACCTTTTCTAATCGGGATGGCGATTGACCAATACATTGTTACGCAAGAACAGCAGGGAATTCTCATTCTTTTATTGGTTCTACTTTTAGCATTTGTCTTCCATTCAGTTTCATTAATACTTCAAAACTATTGGATGGTCGGAATTGCACAGAAAACGGTTTTTTCATTACGGGTCGATTTATTCCAAACGCTTCATCATTTACCGATTCCTTTCTTTGATAAAAAACAGCATGGAGAGCTAATGAGTCGAATCACAAATGATATCGAAAATGTCAGTTCCACTCTTAACAGCTCAGTCATTCAAGTTTTCTCAAGTGTATTAACGCTTGTGGGGATGCTTGGGGTGATGCTTTGGTTAAGTCCTTTGCTGACGTTAATTACAATTAGTGTCATTCCTGTCATGTTTTTTGGGTTAAAGTGGATCACAAAAAGAACCGGGAAGTTATTTAAAGAACAGCAAAAAAATGTGGGAGAGCTTAATGGGTTAGTAGAGGAAACCTTATCAGGGCAAAAGATTGTCAAAATGTATTCTCAAGAATCAAAGGTCATTTCCGAGTTTATTGATAAAAACAAAGCCTTAAAACAAACAGCTTTTTGGGCACAAACCTTTTCAGGGTTTATCCCAAAACTAATGAACCTCTTAAATAATGTAAACTTTGCTCTAATTGCTGGTGTGGGAGGAGTGTTAGCATTTAACGGGATGATTTCAATTGGTGTTATCGTCATTTTTGCGGAATACTCCCGACAATTCACACGACCTCTTAATGATTTAGCCAACCAATTTAATACGCTTTTATCCGCTGTTGCAGGGGCAGAAAGAGTTTTTACGATTATGGATGAAGAAAAAGAAGAAGCCGATGAGAATGGAGCCTCTTCCATCAAAAATATGAAAGGAGATGTGGAATTTAAGGACGTTTCCTTTTCTTATGATGGCGATGATAACACGTTACAGTCTGTTTCTTTTAAAGTGTATCCAGGTGAAACTGTCGCTCTAGTCGGTCCAACAGGGGCAGGGAAAACAACGATCCTTAACTTACTGTCACGATTTTATGACCCACAAGAGGGTGTTATCTTAATCGATGGGCAAGACAGCCAAAAGATAAAACGAACGAGTGTCAGAGAACACATGGGGTTTGTGCTACAAGATTCTTTTTTATTCCAAGCATCCATTATGGAAAATATCCGATATGGAAGACTTGAAGCCACGGATGAAGAAGTCATTGAAGCAGCCAAACAAGCGAACGCTCACGACTTTATCTCTAAATTACCAGAACAGTATGAAACGATTTTGACTCACGAAGGCAGCGGAATAAGCCAAGGGCAAAAACAACTCCTATCTATCGCTCGAGCCATACTATCGAACCCGTCTTTACTTATCCTTGACGAAGCAACAAGCAGCATCGACACAATTACAGAAGTAAAAATACAAGAAGCACTAAAACGTTTGATGAAAGGAAGAACAAGTTTTGTCATTGCGCATCGGTTAAATACGATTCAACATGCCGATCAAATCTTGGTCATTGATGACGGAAAGCTGATAGAAAAAGGAAGCCACCAATCGTTGCTTGAACAAAAAGGTTTTTATCATGGACTGTATCAATCAAAGATTGCCGTTCAATCGTAAGTGAAATCACTTTTTCAAGCGATGAGAGCAATCCTAGTATAAATATGGAAATGATGTTCATAAACTTAGAGGTGGGACAAAAGGAAAATACAACCTTTTGTCTCACCTTTTTATGATGTCCAGTAATTTGTAAGTCTTTAAGAATACTATTGTTATGTTTTCGGGGGTGTACTTGTTCAAGGAGGAGAAGTGGAATTTTTATAGAATTTATAGTATTCGGCAGGAAATGAGTATTTCAAAAGAAACTTTTGATTCTTTTCTTCGTTACATAATAAAGGGGGGATTGTAATTGAAGAAATTTCTACTTATATTGTCCATCTTTTTAGTTGGATGTAGCAACCAACCAGGAACAACGTACCATATTAGCTCCCCTTCTGATGAAGAATCGTGGCCTTATCCATTTGTAATCTACGATGGACAAACGTATAAACTGACAGGTGAAAAAGTGGAGGAAGATTTCAAGGGAGAAAAGCTTGGTGAAGTTAAAAGAAACATCGTGAACATGGATGTGGATGAAAATTTAGTGGAAATGAATTTTGATTCCACTGGATTGAATACTGAAACACCCTTATATGCCAACATTAAGGAAAAGGACTCGATTTTATATGAAGAGAACGGAGAGTATTATCTAGCGAAAAAAGTGGAGGGATTTGAATGAAGAAAATCAAATGGATCATTTTAAGTATTCCTATAGCTATTCTTTTCATTTTTGCATCGACGTTTCTACCTCAAAAAGTCGTTAGTATAAATCCAACGACTGTTTCTAAAATAACTGTCTTTGATGGTAACACCGGCAATGATATAGAAATTACTGAGCAAAATGATATTAATCATATTATTACTAATTTAAATGATGTCACTTTCCAAAAGGGCAAACCATCATTTATGTATACGGGATACAGCTTTAAAACTACTATTTATGACACTAAAGGAAGATCGGTCAAAGAATTGACGATTAATTCTAATGATACGATAAGTTACAATGGTTTTTTTCACAATGTAACAGACCAGATAATTGATTATGAGTTTATAGAAGAATTAGTTCGTAGATAATTAAGAGAACAATTAAGTGGATATGTGGAAAATGTAGGGAGGTATGGTATATTAAGGGAGCTATCAATATAATTGGAGTTATTTGGTTGGCTTTGATTCTATTTCAGTTGATTACGAGTAATTACTCCTTGCAGCCTTTTGTTCTTATATCATTTTGTGCAATGCTCTTAGTTATGGGGGTTTCTGAATATAAAAAAGACTCCGAAGCATTTTTACCTTATTGGTTTTTTATTTTTTCGGGTATTTCATTGCTATTAGCTATTTTAATGATTTTTAATATTATATAAGTAACGAGACTGGGCAAAATGGTTTGTCTCAGTCTCTTCTTATTTCAATGCTCTAAAAAAGCTGTCATTTTTCGACGACTATTCACATTTAAAGAAATGACAATAAAAACCCACCCAATGCCCCTGTCAGAACAATCACCCATGGGGGGAGCTTCCAGAATACTAACATCGCAAACAATACAGCTGCAAATGCAAAGTCGATTGCTGATATAATCGAACTTGTCCAAATTGGATGATATAAGGCCGCAATTAAAATCCCAACGACAGCAGCGTTCACACCCATTAACGCGCCTTTAATGTTCGGGTTTCGGCGAAGTGAGTTCCAAAATGGCAAAGTCCCTAAGATAAGCAAAAAGGCAGGTAGGAAAATCGCAATAGTCGCTAAAAGCCCACCTTTCCAACCATTAATGACTGCCCCGATATAAGCGGCGAATGTAAATAATGGACCAGGTACAGCTTGAGCAGCACCGTATCCTGCAAGAAACTGTTCTTGAGTTAGCCATCCAGTTGGGACAAACTCTCTTTCAAGCAAAGGTAAGACAACATGTCCTCCACCAAACACAAGAGAACCTGCTCGATAAAAACTATCAAACATCGCAACCCAAGTTACATTTGTCGCTTCTCTTAGGATAGGTAGTACAAATAATAATCCGAAAAATAAAGTCAAACAAACAACAGCAAAACAATGTGAAATTGGAAAGCGAACATTTTCGCCTGAGCCTTCAAGTGTATGATGTCGATAAAGAAGATATCCTACAAATCCTGCTAAAATGATCACGCCAACTTGAGTAAACGCAGTTTGCCATAACAACGTTACGACGACCGCAGCTAAGGCAATTGTTTTTCGCTGAACATCAGGAGTTAAATTTTTCGCCATACCTAAAATCGCATGGGCGACAACGACAACGGCAACAATTTTTAACCCGTGAATCCATCCAGCATCCGTAAACCCGAATGTATGTAAAAGCAAGGCGAAGACGATTAAGGCAACAACGGAAGGAAGAGTAAACCCGATAAAGGAAACAATCCCACCTAAAATACCTGCTCGCATGACTCCTATTCCTATTCCAACTTGGCTACTCGCCGGACCAGGTAGAAACTGGCATAACGCTACTAAATCCGCATAACTTTTTTCATCCATCCATTTTCTTCGTCGTATGTATTCTTCATGAAAATAGCCTAAATGAGCAATAGGTCCTCCAAATGACGTGAACCCTAGTCTTGTAGAAACAAGTAAGATTTCTACTAATGACATCAGCAAATTATGATTCTTCTTATCTGTCACAGTTCCACCCCTCTATTCTTTTTTTGTAGAGAAAACTCTCCAACTGTAAAGTCAATAAAATAAAAGTAACAAATAAGAGAAAAAGTAGCAATAAAACACATAAAAAGTATACAAAACATTTACATAAGAAACAGGAAATAATTAGAAAAAGTAGAACTGTAAATAAAACTTTCTATTTTATCTTGAAGGAGTGGTGACGATGAGTACGTTTGGTTTATTCGGTAAGTTGGTAGCGGTAGAGGGACAACGAGACATGTTAGCTAACCTATTGTTGGAAGCAGCATCGAAATTAAAGGAAGTAGAACATTGTGAATCGTATATAGTCAGTTTATCTGAAGAGGACCCAAATGCTGTTTTTGTGTTTGAAGCATGGAAGGATGAACAAGCTCACAAAGCCTCTTTATCACTTGAGGCAATCCAACAATTAATCGAAAGAGCCAAACCAATCATTGCTGGAATGGAAAGAATACAAACACTTAGCCCCCTTGGTGGGAAAGGGATATAGTATCTTGAGGTGAGAAATGAAAGTAAGTGCTAACGACATCGTAATCAGTAAGGAAAAGTCTTTGTTACAGTTAGATGTAGTTTATGGATTTCTAAAAAGAAGTTATTGGGCCAATGAGAGGGAGCAAGAAACGATAAATAAGTCATTAGAGCATTCCATCTGTTATGGTGTATACCACAAAGATAACCAAATTGGCTTTGCGAGAGTTATTACGGATGGGGCAACAATGTATTGGTTATGTGATGTGTTTATAGATGAAACGTATCGTGGAAACGGAATTGGTAAGCACCTTATAAATACGATAATCAATTCACCTGAACTAAAAATGCTAAAAGGATTCCTAGGGACAAATGATGCGCAAGGACTCTATGAACCATTTGGTTTTAGAACAGATTCCGAAAGGTTAATGAAACGGATTCCGTAACTAAAAGTTATATTCGACAGCAACTTCTCAAAAAACATAAGGGAGTGTATTAAAAGGGAAAAAACCTTTGATACACTCCTTTCCTGTTTACACTTTTTTCTTCTCCTGTAGCTTATCTGATTTTTTGTTTTTCCGAAACATATGGATATATGTTAATGTAACAAGCCCAGTTGCTAAAAGTGAACATGTATACTGAAGGATTTTAATCGTCTCCATGATTTCGCCCCTTATTTTTTCTACTATTGTCTCCTAATGGTGACTTTTTCTATTCTTACTTTAGTTCGAAGGAACATTGTCAATCGATCTTTCAGAAATTTGTTTGTTAAAAGATATAACAATGATTCTTTTTTATTTATACAACTATGAAATAATTGAATGATATCTGGGGTACGAAAAAATGATATATCGGG is a window from the Bacillus alkalicellulosilyticus genome containing:
- a CDS encoding ABC transporter ATP-binding protein, whose translation is MLKQLREPFQYKKIKLSDDQEHTKKQVKPTNWFTTIKRIWGYLAVKKGLLTTVFLMVIISSVLGLLGPFLIGMAIDQYIVTQEQQGILILLLVLLLAFVFHSVSLILQNYWMVGIAQKTVFSLRVDLFQTLHHLPIPFFDKKQHGELMSRITNDIENVSSTLNSSVIQVFSSVLTLVGMLGVMLWLSPLLTLITISVIPVMFFGLKWITKRTGKLFKEQQKNVGELNGLVEETLSGQKIVKMYSQESKVISEFIDKNKALKQTAFWAQTFSGFIPKLMNLLNNVNFALIAGVGGVLAFNGMISIGVIVIFAEYSRQFTRPLNDLANQFNTLLSAVAGAERVFTIMDEEKEEADENGASSIKNMKGDVEFKDVSFSYDGDDNTLQSVSFKVYPGETVALVGPTGAGKTTILNLLSRFYDPQEGVILIDGQDSQKIKRTSVREHMGFVLQDSFLFQASIMENIRYGRLEATDEEVIEAAKQANAHDFISKLPEQYETILTHEGSGISQGQKQLLSIARAILSNPSLLILDEATSSIDTITEVKIQEALKRLMKGRTSFVIAHRLNTIQHADQILVIDDGKLIEKGSHQSLLEQKGFYHGLYQSKIAVQS
- a CDS encoding GNAT family N-acetyltransferase — protein: MKVSANDIVISKEKSLLQLDVVYGFLKRSYWANEREQETINKSLEHSICYGVYHKDNQIGFARVITDGATMYWLCDVFIDETYRGNGIGKHLINTIINSPELKMLKGFLGTNDAQGLYEPFGFRTDSERLMKRIP
- a CDS encoding putative quinol monooxygenase, with the translated sequence MSTFGLFGKLVAVEGQRDMLANLLLEAASKLKEVEHCESYIVSLSEEDPNAVFVFEAWKDEQAHKASLSLEAIQQLIERAKPIIAGMERIQTLSPLGGKGI
- a CDS encoding ABC transporter ATP-binding protein, translating into MRTVFSFLKPYRFAAYVALFLMLLELVVELWQPLLMAKIIDDGILADDMSVVIRWGLILIGISILAFASGIINSFFAAHVSQGFGFDARNKLFEKIQAFSFANFNQIPTSSLLTRVTNDVTQVQTTVFMCLRIMLRAPLLVLGGLVMALFVNVKLALILAVTVPLLLLFLYWALTKGRILFQAVQERLDGVNRVMQENLAGMRLVKAYLRRTHEQKRFNVANEQLMDKTVSALRLLEVTMPILLLVMNVSILVILWFGNFELNTTNGVQVGEVVAVVNYATRITGAMTMFSWIIMIFSRARASATRLEEVMQVNIDLLEQKDAKETPPLSGNVKFENVSFRYPHTDTKVLTHLSISIKAGETVALMGATGSGKTSVMQLIPRLYDVDEGRVLVDGIDVETMKLDTLRKQIGYVPQEAILFTGTVKENIAWGKEEATTEEIIEAAKKAQIHETIKKLPFQYETKIGQKGVNLSGGQKQRISIARAFVREPKILLLDDSTSALDLKTEAKLLASLKEYQCTTLLITQKITTAMEADKVILLEDGKVLAEGHHNQLLTSSSLYQKIVQSQSGEEFRNDA
- a CDS encoding chromate transporter, which produces MSLVEILLVSTRLGFTSFGGPIAHLGYFHEEYIRRRKWMDEKSYADLVALCQFLPGPASSQVGIGIGVMRAGILGGIVSFIGFTLPSVVALIVFALLLHTFGFTDAGWIHGLKIVAVVVVAHAILGMAKNLTPDVQRKTIALAAVVVTLLWQTAFTQVGVIILAGFVGYLLYRHHTLEGSGENVRFPISHCFAVVCLTLFFGLLFVLPILREATNVTWVAMFDSFYRAGSLVFGGGHVVLPLLEREFVPTGWLTQEQFLAGYGAAQAVPGPLFTFAAYIGAVINGWKGGLLATIAIFLPAFLLILGTLPFWNSLRRNPNIKGALMGVNAAVVGILIAALYHPIWTSSIISAIDFAFAAVLFAMLVFWKLPPWVIVLTGALGGFLLSFL